A window from Enterocloster bolteae encodes these proteins:
- the rlmD gene encoding 23S rRNA (uracil(1939)-C(5))-methyltransferase RlmD — protein MKKGDIYEGTVEKIEFPNKGILHIDGERVVVKNAIPGQKIQCVITKRRKGKSEARTLEILAHSPAEKPEEACPHFGICGGCIYQSLPYEEQLNIKKEQVKSLLDTVVEDGTYEFQGIKASPISSGYRNKMEFSFGDEVKDGPLALGMHKRGSFYDIVTTPECRIVHPDFCRILVATKEYFEELGVAFYKKLQHQGYLRHLLVRRAVKTGEILVDLVTSTQRDYLGERTEEEVLAEWTKKLVGLPLDGKLAGILHTENDSLADVVQSDATHILYGQDYFYEELLGLRFRISPFSFFQTNSLGAEVLYDTARGFVGDTKDRVVFDLYSGTGTIAQILAPVAKKVVGVEIVEEAVRSAQVNARLNGLENCEFLAGDVLKVIDELQDKPDLIVVDPPRDGIHPKALGKIIDFGVDRIVYISCKPTSLVRDLVVLQDRGYRVEKVCGVDMFPGTGNVEVVIMMRDCGLEGK, from the coding sequence ATGAAAAAAGGCGATATTTACGAAGGAACAGTAGAAAAAATCGAATTCCCCAATAAGGGGATCCTTCATATAGATGGCGAGAGAGTAGTGGTAAAGAATGCTATACCAGGCCAGAAAATTCAGTGTGTGATTACCAAGCGGAGAAAAGGGAAGTCGGAAGCCAGAACCCTGGAGATACTGGCGCATTCCCCGGCAGAAAAGCCAGAGGAGGCATGTCCCCATTTTGGGATATGCGGCGGCTGTATTTACCAGAGCCTGCCCTATGAAGAACAGTTAAACATTAAAAAGGAGCAGGTAAAATCCCTGCTGGACACCGTGGTAGAGGACGGTACCTATGAGTTCCAAGGAATCAAGGCCAGTCCCATCTCATCAGGATACCGCAACAAAATGGAGTTCTCCTTTGGGGATGAGGTAAAGGATGGTCCGCTGGCATTGGGAATGCACAAGAGGGGAAGCTTTTACGATATCGTAACCACTCCGGAGTGCCGGATTGTACATCCGGATTTTTGCAGAATACTGGTAGCCACAAAAGAATATTTTGAGGAGCTGGGGGTTGCATTCTATAAAAAATTACAGCATCAGGGGTATCTTCGCCATCTGCTGGTCCGGAGAGCGGTAAAGACAGGGGAAATTCTGGTAGACCTGGTGACCAGCACACAGAGGGATTATCTGGGTGAAAGGACGGAGGAAGAGGTACTGGCAGAGTGGACGAAAAAGCTGGTGGGCCTTCCTTTGGACGGCAAGCTGGCGGGCATCCTCCACACAGAAAATGACTCCCTGGCAGATGTGGTTCAGAGCGATGCTACCCACATCCTTTATGGACAGGATTACTTTTACGAAGAACTGCTGGGGCTGCGTTTTCGCATCTCGCCCTTTTCCTTCTTTCAGACCAATTCCCTTGGTGCGGAGGTGTTGTACGATACGGCACGGGGATTCGTAGGCGATACAAAAGACAGGGTGGTATTCGACCTATACAGCGGTACCGGGACCATTGCACAGATACTGGCGCCTGTGGCTAAAAAGGTGGTAGGCGTTGAGATTGTAGAGGAAGCAGTCAGGTCAGCCCAGGTAAACGCCAGGCTCAACGGACTGGAGAACTGCGAGTTCCTGGCCGGCGATGTGCTCAAAGTGATTGATGAGCTTCAGGATAAGCCGGATTTGATTGTAGTGGATCCGCCCAGGGATGGGATACATCCAAAGGCATTGGGAAAAATCATTGATTTCGGAGTGGACCGGATTGTATATATATCCTGTAAACCAACCAGTTTGGTCA